One Vicia villosa cultivar HV-30 ecotype Madison, WI unplaced genomic scaffold, Vvil1.0 ctg.002458F_1_1, whole genome shotgun sequence DNA segment encodes these proteins:
- the LOC131638874 gene encoding protein NOI4-like: MSEKGRPLPKFGEWDVNDPASAEGFTVIFNKARDEKKTGGNTESPGKTATEPQSKPASDPGKPQSKKWFCCIQNPPAES; encoded by the exons GAAAAGGGTCGTCCACTACCCAAATTCGGTGAATGGGATGTCAATGATCCAGCCTCAGCTGAGGGGTTCACAGTGATTTTTAATAAGGCAAGGGATGAGAAAAAGACAGGTGGCAATACCGAGTCACCTGGAAAGACTGCCACTGAACCTCAAAGCAAACCTGCATCAGATCCCGGCAAACCTCAGAGT aaaaaaTGGTTTTGCTGCATACAAAACCCTCCTGCAGAGTCATAA